Below is a window of Myxococcota bacterium DNA.
GCCTCGCGTCGCCGCTCGGCCAGCCAGGCGTAGCGCACCTGGTCGCGCACCTCTTCGAAGCGCTGGGCGCGCTCGGGGGTGCGCTCGTGCACCCACACGAGGTGGGTTCCGTAGGCCGACGCCACGGGTCCACTCCAGGTTTCCGCTTCGCTCGCGAACACCTCCGACGCGAAGCTCGCCCCGAAGCGATCACCGAGCTCGCGCTCGGTCTGGGACGGTTGCTCGGCCGGGTGCAGGAAGGCATCGCCACGGGGACGCCCGTCTTCGGAGTTCGTCGCGCCCCGCAGCTCGGCCAACGCCGCCCGCGCGTCGGCCTCGCCGCGAAAGTAGAGCTGGCGCAGCCGCACTCGCGCCGGGCTGCGGTAGCGGTCGGCGTGGGTCTCGAGGTAGGAGCGCAGTGCGTCCTCGGCCGGTTCCTCGGTCACGCCCGCCGCCTCGAGATCGAGCCGCATACGCTGCACCAGCCGGCGACGCACCACGATGTCGGTGCGATGCATGCCCATCTCGATCGCCTCCGCATAGAGCGCGGCGTCATCGCGGCTCTCGTCGGCCCCGGCGAAGCGGAGATTCTGGACGAGGCGGCGGAAGATCACCGGATCCCCGCGGTCGTAGCCGCGCGCCAGGGCTTCGCGGTAGAGGAGGGTCTCGTCCACCTCGGGCGCGAGGGCGCGTTCGAGCTCGGCGCGCTCGGGGGCCCGCCGCAGCGCGCGGGCCAGCTCATCGTGGACGGCTCGTACCCGAGCCTCGGCGATCACCACCGGCTCGGCCCGCGGCGGATCCCACCACAGGCGGTCGAAAGTAAAGAGCGCCGTACCCAACAGGGCGAACTGCAGGAGGGGTCGCCACACGGCGGCGCAGCATAGCGAGCCCCGCGCCCGCCCGGAGGGGCCGACCCGGGACGCGGGTTTGACGAGCCAAGTGTGGCCTGTCTAGTTTGGTCCGCACCCGAGCCGCCGCCGCAGCGGCCCAAGGAGATCTGCATGCCGGCCACGCCCCTGCGCACCCCGATGGAACGCGCGCCCGATCCGGGCCTCGGCACCGCCGCAGTTCCGAAGGACCGCTACACCTCGCGCTCCTTCATGGACCTCGAGTGGGAACGCATGTGGAGTCGGGTCTGGTTGATGGCCGGTCGCGTGTCGGACCTCGAGCGACCGGGCGATTACTTCACCTTCGAGATCGGGCCCGAGTCGATCCTGATCATTCTCCAACCCGACGGCAGCCTGGCGGCCCGCTACAACGTCTGCATGCACCGCGGCAACCGGCTGCGCGAGCCTGGTCGCGGCCACGCCGAGAGCTTCTCTTGCCTCTTCCACGGCTGGAAGTACGGGCTCGACGGAAAGCTCCTCGAGGTACTCGACCCCGAGTCGTTTCCCCAGGGCTGCGAGGGTCTCGACCTGCGGCCGGTGCGCTGCGAGACCTGGGCCGGCTTCGTCTTCGTGAACCTCGACCCGGACGCCGTGCCGTTGCACGAGTACCTGGGCGTGATCCCCGAACACCTCGACCCCTACCACTTCGAGGAATGGAAGGTCGCCTTCGAGTGCACGATCGAGATCGAGTGCAATTGGAAGACGAGCGTCGATGCGTTCAACGAGGCCTATCACCTGGCGGCCACCCACACCTGGACGCTCGAGTTCAGCGACGACGTCGGCACGCTCTATGACTGCTACGACAAGCACACGCGCATGATCTTCCCGGAGGTACAAGCGAGCCCGCGCCACGAGGGCGCCGGCACCGTCACCCCGGGCATTCGCGACATGTTCCTCGCGCGCGTCGGCGTGGACCTCGAGAAGTTCGAGGGCGGGCCGGCGGAAGCCCGGACCGCCTACGCCGACGCGATCCGCAAGCTCGGACCGACCCTCGGCTGCGACTTCTCGGAGCTGAACGAGTCGCAGATGTGCGACGACTTTCACTACACCGTGTTTCCGAACGTCACCTTCAACACCCACTCGATGTTCACCTGGGTCTTCACCCACAGGCCCCACCCCGAAGACCCGAACAAGATGTACTTCGACTTCTGGAGTCTCTTGCGCGCACCCGCGCAGGACCTCCCGCGTCCGGAGAAGCGCCTCTACCGCACCGCCGACGGAGACACCCTGGCCGGAGAATGCGAGGGCGGAGATCTCCTCGACGAGGATCTCTACAACCTGCCGAGGATCCAGGCGGGCATGCGCTCGAAGGCCTTCGAGTCGCTCCACCTCGGCGAGCAGGAGATCCGCATCCGCCACTTTCACCGCACCCTCGAGCGCTATCTGGAAGGCAGCCTGTGAGCGCCCCTTCCGAGCGGGCCGACGTCTGCCACGTCGACGTCTCGGGCCTCGCGCCGGGCCAGACCCGCGCCGTCGAAGCCGAGGGGATCAAGCTCCTGGTGTGCAACGTCGACGGCGCGTTCTTCGTGATCGAGAACCGCTGCCCCCACGCGATGGTCACCCTCGATCAGGGAACGCTGCGCGGCTGCGTCCTCGAATGCCCGGTCCACGGCGGCACCCTCGACGTACGGGACGGATCCCCCCAGAGTCACCCGATCCGCCGGTCCGCGCAGACCTTCTCGGTGCGCGAGGTCGGGACCACCCTCGAGGTTTCGCTCTCCTGAGCGACCGAACCCGGGTCGCGCCCCGCGATCCGATGGGAGTCTTCAATGCACGATCTCGCGATTCGCGGCGGTCTCCTGGTCGATGGCAGCGGCGCACCGCCGCGCGCTGCCGACGTTGCCGTCGACGACGGACGCATCACGGCGGTGGCACCCGAGGTCGGGACGGCCCGCGAGACGATCGACGCCACCGATCGTTGGGTGCTCCCCGGCATCGTCGACATCCACACCCACTACGATGGACAAGCGACCTGGGACTCGTTGCTCACGCCCTCGTGCTGGCACGGCGTCACCACCCTGGTGATGGGCAACTGCGGCGTCGGGTTCGCGCCGGTGCGACCGGGCGACGAGGACTTCCTCGTCGGACTGATGGAAGGCGTCGAGGACATCCCCGGGACCGCCCTGTCGGCCGGGATGAAATGGGGTTGGGAGAGCTTCCCGGAGTACCTGGACGCGCTCGACGCGATCCCCCACGCCCTCGACCTGGGCACCCAGGTGCCCCACGGCGCCGTGCGCGCCTACGTGATGGGCGAACGCGGCGCCCGCAACGAGCCGGCCAACGCCGAAGACATCGCCCGCATGGCCGAGGTCGTGCGGGAGGGGATGCTCGCCGGCGCGCTCGGTTTCAGCACGTCGCGCACGATCGTGCACCGCGCCGTCGACGGCGAGCCGGTACCCGGCACCTTCGCGGCCGAGGACGAACTCTTCGGGATCGGGCGCGTCCTGCGCGAGGTGGGACGCGGACTCTTCGAGCTCGCGCCGGCCGGCGTGATGGGCGAAGACCTGGCGGCACCGGCGAAGGAAGTGGCCTGGATGCGCCGGCTGTCCGCGGAGACGGGACGACCCGTGAGCTTCGCGCTCTCCCAACACGAGCTCGACAAGGACCAGTTCCGCGAGGTGCTGGCCCTCGCGCGAGAAGCGAACGCCGACGGGGCGCAGCTCCGACCGCAGGTGGGTTCCCGACCGACGATGCTCTTGATCGGGCATTCGACCTTCCACCCGTTCTCGTTCAAGCCGAGCTACCAGGCCCTCGAAACGCTCCCGCTCCCCGAGCGGGTGCGCGCGCTACGCGACCCCGAGACGAAGCGCCGCATCCTGGCCGAGACCTCGGTGGCGGGCGACGACCCGCGCGTCGGCTTCGTGATCCAGCTGATCGAGCAGGGCATGGACAAGATCTTCCCCCTCGGTGATCCGCCGAACTACGAGCCCAGCCCGGATCAGTCGATCGCGGCGATCGCCGCCCGCGAGAACCGCGACCCCTTCGAGGTGCTCTACGACCGCATGCTGGAGCTCGACGGACGCCAGCTCTCGATGCTCGCGATCCTCTCCTACGGCGAAGGCGACCTCGAGGCCCTGCGCGAGATGCTCGAACACCCGGACAGCGCCTTCGGTCTCGGGGACGGCGGCGCCCACTGCGGCTCGATCTGCGACGCGAGCATGACGACCTTCCTGCTCTCCCACTGGGTGCGCGATCGCACCCGCGGCCCGAAGCTCCCGCTCGAGTGGGTGGTGCGGAAGATGACCCGCGACACCGCCGAGCTCTACGGCCTGCACGACCGCGGCGTCGTGGCCCCGGGTCGCAAGGCCGACCTGAACGTCGTCGACGGCGAGCGTCTGGAGCTGGCCCTCCCCGAGCTGGTGCACGACCTGCCCGCCGGAGCGCGGCGCCTGATCCAACGCGCCCGCGGCTACGACGCGACGATCGTGTCGGGCGTGGTGACCTTCCGCGACGGCGAACACACCGGCGCGCTGCCGGGACGCGTGCTCCGCGGGCCCCAGTCGGCCGCGTAGACGGGAGCTAGAAGCCCGGGATCTCGGAGACCGGTGCGGGGTCGGCCGGCCGGTTCTCGCCGGGCACGAGTGCCACCGTGGCGTGGTTGCCGAGCCCGCCCGGCAGCCAGCTCATCGCCCAACCCGCCGCCAGCAGCGCTTTGCGGACGCGGGGTGTGCGGGCCATCAAGATCCGGGTGGAGAGCCAGCCGACGTCGACCTCGGCGCGCTCCCCCGAGTCGATGTAGTAGCTCGCCAGGAGCGACTCGATTCCGCGCGCACTCCAGCGGTAGACGAAGTTGTCGCGCCCCTGGAGATTCGCGTCGAGATTGCGCTCAAAGCGCGTGGTGAGTCCGAGTCGGTCGAAGCCAGCCAGCACGGCGCAGTCCCAAGGCTCGAGGAACACGGCCCGGTGCCGACAGACGCGCAGCATCTCATAGAGGCCGAGTGCGGGGCGCGGCAGATGGTGGAGCGACTCCTTGCAGAGGACGAGGTCGAAGGAGCTCCCCGCGTAGGGCAGGGCCTCGGCGTTCGCCAACTCGTAGGTCAGGCGCGGATGGCGCGCGGTCGCCGCCTGAATGCGTTCGTCGGGCTCGAGGATTCCCGAGAGCACCACGCGCTGGAACGGGTAGGTCGCCAGGGCCTCGGCTTCGCGCCAGCCCGCGCCGATCGCCAGCACGTGCCCGGGCTCGCGGCCCGCACGCTTGCAGTCTTCGAGGTAGGGGTCGAGCGCCTCCCGGAACAGGTGCGCGTGGTACGCCTGATGGCTGTCGATCGACAGCAGCGTCTGGAGCGAACGACGCCGGATGCGAACGCGGGCCAAAGCGAGAGTCCCCCCACCCCTTGCATCGGCACGGCAGGGATCCACCTGAGCTGAAAATCGCCCTGACACCCGGGGGCGTCACGGCGGCGCGCTAGCCGTCGGTCGCGCGCGACCACACGGGCTCGCCGCTGCGCCAGGTCTCGACGACCGCTCCTTCGGCGTCGAGCAGCGCCAGGTCCGCAAGCGCGCCCGGTCGCAGGGTGCCGCGTTCGGCCTCGACGCCGAGCTGCCGGGCCGGTCGCAGGGTGACGGCGGCGATCGCCTCGGCGAGCCCGACGTCGGCGAATCGCCGCAGGTTCGCGACGGCCCGGTCGAGGCGCAGCTGGCTGCCCACCAGGGTGCCGTCGGCGCGCCGGAACGGCGCATCCGGACCCTCGGCTGCGGCGGCGCCCAGCGCCGATGGACCGTTGCTCGGAACCGCCACCCGGTCGCTGATCAGCATCAGGCGCTCGCCCAGGGCCGCCGCGCTGAGACGTACCACCGCCGGCGCGACGTGATGGCCATCGCAGATGAGGTCGCAGCGGATGCGGTCGTCGGCGAGCACCGCACCGGCCACACCGGGGGCACGGTGGTGGAAAGGCCCCATGGCGTTCCAGAGATGGGTGGCGTGACAAAGCCCTTCGCTCGCCGCCGCCTCGATCTGCTCCGCGGAGGCGGCGCTGTGACCGAGGGCCGGCACGACGCCCTGGGCCATCAGGGCCGCGAGCAGTGCGTCCGCTCCGGGGAGTTCGGGGGCGAAGGTCACCATGCACAGGCGTTCGCCCAATCCGTCGATCAGGGGCCGGTCGCGCGCTGGATCGAAGGGACGGACGCCGCCCGGATCCATCGCGCCGGGCGCCGCAGCGCTGATCCAGGGCCCTTCCAGATGGAGGCCCAGGCAGGCGGCGCCACCCTCGGCCGTCGCCTCGGTGGCCTGGGCGAGCGCGTCGAGGCGCGGAGCCAGATCCGCGTCCGGCCAACACACCGTCGTGGCGAGGAACGCGGTGGTCCCGCTCTCGACCTGCTCGCGCGCCGCCCGCGCGAGGGCGGCGGAGAAGTCGTCCGGACCGGCCGACACGAGCTCGCCGTGGAAGTGCAGATCGAGAAAGCCGGGCGCGCCGACGGCGCCGGTCCGGTCGACCCGGCGCCAGTCGGTGAGGTCGGCATCGGTCGACGCGAAGCCGGCGAGGCGGCCGCCTTCGATGAGGAGCGTGCCGGGCCGGGCGGCCCCCGCCTCCGGGTCGATCCACTCGGCTCCGACGATCGCGGTGCGCCCCACCCCGTTCCCCCCGATCGCGGAGGCTAGTTCCGGGCCGCGGCGCGTGCACGGTCGCCCAAGACGACGACCGAATGCACTACTGGATCGCGAGCACCTTCACCTGGAACTTCAGCGTGCGCCCGGCGAGCGGATGGTTGAGGTCGACGACGACATGGGTGTCGGTCACCTCGAGCACCTCGACCCGACGACGGTCACCCGTCTCGGCCTGCGCCACGAGGACGGCACCTACCTGGCGCGCGTCCTCGGGAATCGCGTCGAGCGGCACCTCTTGTTTGAGGTCGGCCCGCACCGGTCCGTAGGCCGCCTCGGGCGGTAGCTCGAACTCGCGGCTCTCCCCTGCGCTCGCACCGGCGATGCCCTGCTCGAAGCCGGGGAGCATCTGCCCCGCTCCCAGCTCGAAGGTGAGCGGGTCGCGCCCGACGTTCGTATCGGCCACGGTGCCGTCGTCGAGTGTGAGGGTGTACTCCACCGAGACGGTGCGGCCCGTTCCTACCTTGAGTGTCGCCTCCTCGTCTTCGGCCAACGCCGGAGTTCCGGCCAAGAGGATTGCCAGAAGCGACACACGCGCCACGCGAACCATCGACTCGAGATGCACCGGGGACCTCCGGAGTGCCAGCGGCGGCGTCGGGCACCGGGTGGCCCGATCACCGCTTCGTCTGCGCTCCGTCGACGGCGTCCCCGCCCGGGACACCTGGGTTTCCCGCGAAACGAGGCGGGCAAGAGGACCCTAGCAGCCTTCGTACCCGCGCGTCGGTGACCCGCGTACCGCCGCGCCTTGGTACTGTGTCCCCGAGAAGGAGACCCGCGATGATCGACCTGCACTACTGGCCCACGCCCAACGGCAAGAAGGTGACGATCCTGCTGGAGGAAGCCGAGATCCCCTACCGGATCGTCCCCTGCAGCATCGGTCAGGGCGATCAGTTCAAGGATGCGTTCCTGTCCATCAGCCCGAACAACCGCATGCCCGCGATGGTCGACACTGCGCCCGCCGACGGCGGCGAACCGATCGC
It encodes the following:
- a CDS encoding peptidyl-prolyl cis-trans isomerase — protein: MWRPLLQFALLGTALFTFDRLWWDPPRAEPVVIAEARVRAVHDELARALRRAPERAELERALAPEVDETLLYREALARGYDRGDPVIFRRLVQNLRFAGADESRDDAALYAEAIEMGMHRTDIVVRRRLVQRMRLDLEAAGVTEEPAEDALRSYLETHADRYRSPARVRLRQLYFRGEADARAALAELRGATNSEDGRPRGDAFLHPAEQPSQTERELGDRFGASFASEVFASEAETWSGPVASAYGTHLVWVHERTPERAQRFEEVRDQVRYAWLAERRREALETALERLREGVPVEVQWPAS
- a CDS encoding aromatic ring-hydroxylating dioxygenase subunit alpha, giving the protein MPATPLRTPMERAPDPGLGTAAVPKDRYTSRSFMDLEWERMWSRVWLMAGRVSDLERPGDYFTFEIGPESILIILQPDGSLAARYNVCMHRGNRLREPGRGHAESFSCLFHGWKYGLDGKLLEVLDPESFPQGCEGLDLRPVRCETWAGFVFVNLDPDAVPLHEYLGVIPEHLDPYHFEEWKVAFECTIEIECNWKTSVDAFNEAYHLAATHTWTLEFSDDVGTLYDCYDKHTRMIFPEVQASPRHEGAGTVTPGIRDMFLARVGVDLEKFEGGPAEARTAYADAIRKLGPTLGCDFSELNESQMCDDFHYTVFPNVTFNTHSMFTWVFTHRPHPEDPNKMYFDFWSLLRAPAQDLPRPEKRLYRTADGDTLAGECEGGDLLDEDLYNLPRIQAGMRSKAFESLHLGEQEIRIRHFHRTLERYLEGSL
- a CDS encoding Rieske 2Fe-2S domain-containing protein, with the protein product MSAPSERADVCHVDVSGLAPGQTRAVEAEGIKLLVCNVDGAFFVIENRCPHAMVTLDQGTLRGCVLECPVHGGTLDVRDGSPQSHPIRRSAQTFSVREVGTTLEVSLS
- a CDS encoding amidohydrolase family protein; translated protein: MHDLAIRGGLLVDGSGAPPRAADVAVDDGRITAVAPEVGTARETIDATDRWVLPGIVDIHTHYDGQATWDSLLTPSCWHGVTTLVMGNCGVGFAPVRPGDEDFLVGLMEGVEDIPGTALSAGMKWGWESFPEYLDALDAIPHALDLGTQVPHGAVRAYVMGERGARNEPANAEDIARMAEVVREGMLAGALGFSTSRTIVHRAVDGEPVPGTFAAEDELFGIGRVLREVGRGLFELAPAGVMGEDLAAPAKEVAWMRRLSAETGRPVSFALSQHELDKDQFREVLALAREANADGAQLRPQVGSRPTMLLIGHSTFHPFSFKPSYQALETLPLPERVRALRDPETKRRILAETSVAGDDPRVGFVIQLIEQGMDKIFPLGDPPNYEPSPDQSIAAIAARENRDPFEVLYDRMLELDGRQLSMLAILSYGEGDLEALREMLEHPDSAFGLGDGGAHCGSICDASMTTFLLSHWVRDRTRGPKLPLEWVVRKMTRDTAELYGLHDRGVVAPGRKADLNVVDGERLELALPELVHDLPAGARRLIQRARGYDATIVSGVVTFRDGEHTGALPGRVLRGPQSAA
- a CDS encoding class I SAM-dependent methyltransferase; its protein translation is MARVRIRRRSLQTLLSIDSHQAYHAHLFREALDPYLEDCKRAGREPGHVLAIGAGWREAEALATYPFQRVVLSGILEPDERIQAATARHPRLTYELANAEALPYAGSSFDLVLCKESLHHLPRPALGLYEMLRVCRHRAVFLEPWDCAVLAGFDRLGLTTRFERNLDANLQGRDNFVYRWSARGIESLLASYYIDSGERAEVDVGWLSTRILMARTPRVRKALLAAGWAMSWLPGGLGNHATVALVPGENRPADPAPVSEIPGF
- a CDS encoding amidohydrolase family protein; amino-acid sequence: MGRTAIVGAEWIDPEAGAARPGTLLIEGGRLAGFASTDADLTDWRRVDRTGAVGAPGFLDLHFHGELVSAGPDDFSAALARAAREQVESGTTAFLATTVCWPDADLAPRLDALAQATEATAEGGAACLGLHLEGPWISAAAPGAMDPGGVRPFDPARDRPLIDGLGERLCMVTFAPELPGADALLAALMAQGVVPALGHSAASAEQIEAAASEGLCHATHLWNAMGPFHHRAPGVAGAVLADDRIRCDLICDGHHVAPAVVRLSAAALGERLMLISDRVAVPSNGPSALGAAAAEGPDAPFRRADGTLVGSQLRLDRAVANLRRFADVGLAEAIAAVTLRPARQLGVEAERGTLRPGALADLALLDAEGAVVETWRSGEPVWSRATDG
- a CDS encoding peptidylprolyl isomerase produces the protein MHLESMVRVARVSLLAILLAGTPALAEDEEATLKVGTGRTVSVEYTLTLDDGTVADTNVGRDPLTFELGAGQMLPGFEQGIAGASAGESREFELPPEAAYGPVRADLKQEVPLDAIPEDARQVGAVLVAQAETGDRRRVEVLEVTDTHVVVDLNHPLAGRTLKFQVKVLAIQ